A genome region from Panthera leo isolate Ple1 chromosome A2, P.leo_Ple1_pat1.1, whole genome shotgun sequence includes the following:
- the ZMIZ2 gene encoding zinc finger MIZ domain-containing protein 2 isoform X1 has product MNPMHPVKPALPPTPHGDGPFAYEPVPWQQSATQPAGSLSVVTTVWGVGNAAQSQVLGNPMGPAGSPPGSSVMPGVAGGGPALNSPQCLGQQAFGEGAASKGFVQQGVYGRGGYPGGPGFTAGYAGGPGGPGGLGLPSHATRPSTDFTQAAAAAAVAAAAATATATATATVAALQEKQSQELSQYGAMGAGQAFNSQFLQHGGPRGPSVPGSMNPTSVGGLLGPSGMNPMGMNPIRAAGMAPLYAGQRLPQHGYPGPPQAQPLPRQGVKRAYSSEVYPGQQYLPGSQYGPSATQYTSGAGPPPAPSSYPGHRLPLQQGVGQSLSASGPAGLHYKPTEQFNGQGANFNGGSVSYSQPGLSGPTRSIPGYPSSPLPGSPTPPMTPGSSVPYMSTSQEVKSPFLPDLKPSVSSLHPSPPSSGQGDELRLTFPVRDGVVLEPFRLQHNLAVSNHAFQLRDSVYKTLMLRPDLELQFKCYHHEDRQTNTNWPASVQVSVNATPLTIERGDNKTSHKPLYLKHVCQPGRNTIQITVTACCCSHLFVLQLVHRPSVRSVLQGLLRKRLLPAEHCITKIKRNFSSGTVPGTPGPNGEDGVEQTAIKVSLRCPITFRRIQLPARGHDCRHIQVGGPELVTCSGFPRTLHQQVTSQRCFDLESYLQLNCERGTWRCPVCNKTALLEGLQVDQYVLGVLVHIQNSDYEEITIDPTCSWKPVPVKPDVHVKEEPDGPVLKRCRTVSPAHMLMPSVMEMIAALGPAAAPFAPLQPPSAPAPAPGDYPGQGSSFLGPGTFPESFPPATPSTPALPEFTPGPPPSSYQSDIPSSLLTPEKSVPCLPGQMPPAGHLDPAHNPGAPGLLAPSLGGPPGPQLHHPNPPPASRQPLGPVSSGPIGELAFSTATGVMGPPMSGAGEAPEPALDLLPELTNPEELLSYLGPPDLPTNNNDDLLSLFENN; this is encoded by the exons ATGAACCCCATGCACCCCGTAAAAcccgccctgccccccacaccGCACGG TGATGGTCCATTTGCTTATGAACCGGTGCCTTGGCAGCAGAGCGCCACTCAGCCAGCAGGGTCGCTGTCTGTCGTCACGACCGTGTGGGGCGTCGGCAACGCGGCACAGAGTCAG GTTTTGGGGAACCCCATGGGCCCTGCAGGGAGCCCCCCCGGCAGCTCTGTAATGCCTGGCGTGGCAGGTGGTGGCCCTGCCCTGAACTCCCCACAGTGCCTCGGACAGCAGGCGTTTGGCGAGGGCGCTGCCAGCAAGGGCTTCGTGCAGCAAGGAGTGTATGGCCGCGGGGGCTACCCAGGGGGCCCTGGCTTCACGGCTGG GTATGCGGGCGGCCCGGGGGGGCCAGGGGGCCTGGGTCTGCCCTCACATGCCACACGACCCTCCACCGATTTTACTCAGGCTGCAGCAGCAGCTGCAGTGGCTGCTGCTGCGGCCACCGCCACGGCCACCGCCACGGCCACCGTGGCTGCCCTCCAGGAGAAGCAGAGCCAGGAGCTGAGCCAGTACGGAGCG atGGGGGCCGGGCAGGCTTTTAACAGCCAGTTCCTGCAGCACGGAGGTCCCCGGGGGCCCAGCGTCCCTGGCAGCATGAACCCCACCAGCGTGGGAGGGCTGCTGGGCCCCTCTGGCATGAACCCCATGGGCATGAACCCCATCCGGGCAGCAGGCATGGCACCCCTCTATGCAGGGCAGCGCCTGCCCCAGCACGGGTACCCTGGGCCTCCCCAGGCCCAGCCACTGCCCCGACAGGGGGTCAAGAGAGCCTACTCCAGCGAG GTTTATCCAGGACAGCAGTACCTGCCAGGAAGCCAGTACGGACCCAGTGCCACCCAGTACACATCCGGTGCCGGGccgccccctgccccatcctCCTACCCTGGGCACCGGCTGCCCCTGCAGCAGGGTGTGGGCCAGTCCCTGTCCGCCTCTGGCCCAGCAGGACTGCACTACAAG CCCACAGAGCAGTTCAACGGGCAGGGTGCCAACTTCAACGGGGGAAGCGTCAGCTACAGCCAGCCCGGCCTGAGTGGG CCCACCCGTTCCATCCCTGGCTACCCCAGCTCCCCACTGCCTGGGAGCCCTACGCCACCCATGACCCCCGGCAGCAGCGTCCCCTACATGTCCACCAGCCAGGAGGTCAAATCGCCCTTCCTGCCGGACCTCAAGCCCAGCGTGAGCTCCTTGCACCCATCACCCCCCA GCAGCGGCCAGGGTGACGAGCTGCGGCTGACCTTCCCGGTGCGGGACGGGGTAGTGCTGGAGCCCTTCCGCCTGCAGCACAACCTGGCTGTGAGCAACCACGCGTTCCAGCTCCGGGACTCTGTCTACAAGACCTTGATGCTGAG GCCAGACTTGGAGCTGCAGTTCAAGTGCTATCACCATGAGGACCGGCAGACCAACACCAACTGGCCAGCGTCGGTGCAGGTCAGCGTCAACGCCACCCCGCTCACCATCGAGCGCGGCGACAACAAGACTTCCCACAAGCCGCTGTACCTGAAGCACGTGTGCCAGCCGGGCCGCAACACCATCCAGATCACGGTCACAGCCTGCTGCTGC TCCCACCTGTTCGTGCTGCAGCTGGTGCACCGGCCGTCCGTCCGCTCGGTGCTGCAGGGCCTCCTCAGGAAGCGCCTCCTGCCCGCGGAGCACTGTATCACCAAGA TAAAACGCAACTTCAGCAGCGGCACCGTCCCTGGCACCCCTGGGCCCAACGGTGAGGACGGGGTGGAGCAGACAGCCATCAAGGTGTccctcaggtgccccatcacatTCCGCAGGATCCAGCTCCCCGCCCGAGGCCATGACTGTCGCCACATACAGGTGGGTGGTCCAGAACTTGTGACGTGCAGCGGTTTCCCGCGGACCCTCCACCAGCAGGTGACCAGCCAGCGG TGTTTCGACCTGGAGTCCTACCTGCAGCTCAACTGTGAGCGGGGGACCTGGCGGTGCCCTGTGTGCAA CAAGACGGCGCTGCTGGAGGGCCTGCAGGTGGACCAGTATGTGCTGGGTGTCCTCGTTCACATTCAGAA TTCTGACTACGAGGAGATCACCATCGACCCCACGTGCAGCTGGAAGCCGGTGCCCGTAAAGCCCGACGTTCACGTCAAGGAAGAGCCGGACGGGCCAGTGCTGAAGCGCTGTCGCACCGTGAGCCCCGCACACATGCTCATGCCCAGCGTGATGGAGATGATAGCAGCCCtgggccccgccgccgcccccttcgcccccctgcagcccccctcggccccggccccagcccctggtgacTACCCCGGCCAGG GTTCCAGCTTCCTGGGACCCGGGACCTTCCCTGAGTCCTTCCCGCCTGCCACGCCCAGCACCCCGGCCCTTCCTGAGTTCACCCCAGGGCCACCCCCCAGCTCCTACCAGTCTGACATTCCTAGCAGCCTCCTGACACCTGAGAAGTCTGttccctgcctcccaggccaG atGCCGCCAGCGGGTCACCTGGACCCTGCCCACAACCCAGGGGCTCCAGGGCTGCTCGCCCCCAGCCTTGGAgggcccccagggccccagctGCACCATCCAAACCCTCCCCCAGCATCCCGGCAGCCCCTGGGCCCAGTGAGCTCAGGCCCCATCGGCGAGCTGGCCTTCAGCACTGCCACAGGCGTGATGGGGCCCCCCATGTCTGGGGCGGGGGAGGCCCCGGAACCAGCCCTGGAC CTGCTCCCAGAACTGACCAACCCCGAGGAACTGCTGTCCTACCTTGGCCCACCTGACCTCCCCACAAACAACAATGAcgaccttctctctctcttcgaGAACAACTGA
- the ZMIZ2 gene encoding zinc finger MIZ domain-containing protein 2 isoform X2 has translation MNPMHPVKPALPPTPHGDGPFAYEPVPWQQSATQPAGSLSVVTTVWGVGNAAQSQVLGNPMGPAGSPPGSSVMPGVAGGGPALNSPQCLGQQAFGEGAASKGFVQQGVYGRGGYPGGPGFTAGYAGGPGGPGGLGLPSHATRPSTDFTQAAAAAAVAAAAATATATATATVAALQEKQSQELSQYGAMGAGQAFNSQFLQHGGPRGPSVPGSMNPTSVGGLLGPSGMNPMGMNPIRAAGMAPLYAGQRLPQHGYPGPPQAQPLPRQGVKRAYSSEVYPGQQYLPGSQYGPSATQYTSGAGPPPAPSSYPGHRLPLQQGVGQSLSASGPAGLHYKPTEQFNGQGANFNGGSVSYSQPGLSGPTRSIPGYPSSPLPGSPTPPMTPGSSVPYMSTSQEVKSPFLPDLKPSVSSLHPSPPSSGQGDELRLTFPVRDGVVLEPFRLQHNLAVSNHAFQLRDSVYKTLMLRPDLELQFKCYHHEDRQTNTNWPASVQVSVNATPLTIERGDNKTSHKPLYLKHVCQPGRNTIQITVTACCCSHLFVLQLVHRPSVRSVLQGLLRKRLLPAEHCITKIKRNFSSGTVPGTPGPNGEDGVEQTAIKVSLRCPITFRRIQLPARGHDCRHIQCFDLESYLQLNCERGTWRCPVCNKTALLEGLQVDQYVLGVLVHIQNSDYEEITIDPTCSWKPVPVKPDVHVKEEPDGPVLKRCRTVSPAHMLMPSVMEMIAALGPAAAPFAPLQPPSAPAPAPGDYPGQGSSFLGPGTFPESFPPATPSTPALPEFTPGPPPSSYQSDIPSSLLTPEKSVPCLPGQMPPAGHLDPAHNPGAPGLLAPSLGGPPGPQLHHPNPPPASRQPLGPVSSGPIGELAFSTATGVMGPPMSGAGEAPEPALDLLPELTNPEELLSYLGPPDLPTNNNDDLLSLFENN, from the exons ATGAACCCCATGCACCCCGTAAAAcccgccctgccccccacaccGCACGG TGATGGTCCATTTGCTTATGAACCGGTGCCTTGGCAGCAGAGCGCCACTCAGCCAGCAGGGTCGCTGTCTGTCGTCACGACCGTGTGGGGCGTCGGCAACGCGGCACAGAGTCAG GTTTTGGGGAACCCCATGGGCCCTGCAGGGAGCCCCCCCGGCAGCTCTGTAATGCCTGGCGTGGCAGGTGGTGGCCCTGCCCTGAACTCCCCACAGTGCCTCGGACAGCAGGCGTTTGGCGAGGGCGCTGCCAGCAAGGGCTTCGTGCAGCAAGGAGTGTATGGCCGCGGGGGCTACCCAGGGGGCCCTGGCTTCACGGCTGG GTATGCGGGCGGCCCGGGGGGGCCAGGGGGCCTGGGTCTGCCCTCACATGCCACACGACCCTCCACCGATTTTACTCAGGCTGCAGCAGCAGCTGCAGTGGCTGCTGCTGCGGCCACCGCCACGGCCACCGCCACGGCCACCGTGGCTGCCCTCCAGGAGAAGCAGAGCCAGGAGCTGAGCCAGTACGGAGCG atGGGGGCCGGGCAGGCTTTTAACAGCCAGTTCCTGCAGCACGGAGGTCCCCGGGGGCCCAGCGTCCCTGGCAGCATGAACCCCACCAGCGTGGGAGGGCTGCTGGGCCCCTCTGGCATGAACCCCATGGGCATGAACCCCATCCGGGCAGCAGGCATGGCACCCCTCTATGCAGGGCAGCGCCTGCCCCAGCACGGGTACCCTGGGCCTCCCCAGGCCCAGCCACTGCCCCGACAGGGGGTCAAGAGAGCCTACTCCAGCGAG GTTTATCCAGGACAGCAGTACCTGCCAGGAAGCCAGTACGGACCCAGTGCCACCCAGTACACATCCGGTGCCGGGccgccccctgccccatcctCCTACCCTGGGCACCGGCTGCCCCTGCAGCAGGGTGTGGGCCAGTCCCTGTCCGCCTCTGGCCCAGCAGGACTGCACTACAAG CCCACAGAGCAGTTCAACGGGCAGGGTGCCAACTTCAACGGGGGAAGCGTCAGCTACAGCCAGCCCGGCCTGAGTGGG CCCACCCGTTCCATCCCTGGCTACCCCAGCTCCCCACTGCCTGGGAGCCCTACGCCACCCATGACCCCCGGCAGCAGCGTCCCCTACATGTCCACCAGCCAGGAGGTCAAATCGCCCTTCCTGCCGGACCTCAAGCCCAGCGTGAGCTCCTTGCACCCATCACCCCCCA GCAGCGGCCAGGGTGACGAGCTGCGGCTGACCTTCCCGGTGCGGGACGGGGTAGTGCTGGAGCCCTTCCGCCTGCAGCACAACCTGGCTGTGAGCAACCACGCGTTCCAGCTCCGGGACTCTGTCTACAAGACCTTGATGCTGAG GCCAGACTTGGAGCTGCAGTTCAAGTGCTATCACCATGAGGACCGGCAGACCAACACCAACTGGCCAGCGTCGGTGCAGGTCAGCGTCAACGCCACCCCGCTCACCATCGAGCGCGGCGACAACAAGACTTCCCACAAGCCGCTGTACCTGAAGCACGTGTGCCAGCCGGGCCGCAACACCATCCAGATCACGGTCACAGCCTGCTGCTGC TCCCACCTGTTCGTGCTGCAGCTGGTGCACCGGCCGTCCGTCCGCTCGGTGCTGCAGGGCCTCCTCAGGAAGCGCCTCCTGCCCGCGGAGCACTGTATCACCAAGA TAAAACGCAACTTCAGCAGCGGCACCGTCCCTGGCACCCCTGGGCCCAACGGTGAGGACGGGGTGGAGCAGACAGCCATCAAGGTGTccctcaggtgccccatcacatTCCGCAGGATCCAGCTCCCCGCCCGAGGCCATGACTGTCGCCACATACAG TGTTTCGACCTGGAGTCCTACCTGCAGCTCAACTGTGAGCGGGGGACCTGGCGGTGCCCTGTGTGCAA CAAGACGGCGCTGCTGGAGGGCCTGCAGGTGGACCAGTATGTGCTGGGTGTCCTCGTTCACATTCAGAA TTCTGACTACGAGGAGATCACCATCGACCCCACGTGCAGCTGGAAGCCGGTGCCCGTAAAGCCCGACGTTCACGTCAAGGAAGAGCCGGACGGGCCAGTGCTGAAGCGCTGTCGCACCGTGAGCCCCGCACACATGCTCATGCCCAGCGTGATGGAGATGATAGCAGCCCtgggccccgccgccgcccccttcgcccccctgcagcccccctcggccccggccccagcccctggtgacTACCCCGGCCAGG GTTCCAGCTTCCTGGGACCCGGGACCTTCCCTGAGTCCTTCCCGCCTGCCACGCCCAGCACCCCGGCCCTTCCTGAGTTCACCCCAGGGCCACCCCCCAGCTCCTACCAGTCTGACATTCCTAGCAGCCTCCTGACACCTGAGAAGTCTGttccctgcctcccaggccaG atGCCGCCAGCGGGTCACCTGGACCCTGCCCACAACCCAGGGGCTCCAGGGCTGCTCGCCCCCAGCCTTGGAgggcccccagggccccagctGCACCATCCAAACCCTCCCCCAGCATCCCGGCAGCCCCTGGGCCCAGTGAGCTCAGGCCCCATCGGCGAGCTGGCCTTCAGCACTGCCACAGGCGTGATGGGGCCCCCCATGTCTGGGGCGGGGGAGGCCCCGGAACCAGCCCTGGAC CTGCTCCCAGAACTGACCAACCCCGAGGAACTGCTGTCCTACCTTGGCCCACCTGACCTCCCCACAAACAACAATGAcgaccttctctctctcttcgaGAACAACTGA
- the ZMIZ2 gene encoding zinc finger MIZ domain-containing protein 2 isoform X3, which translates to MNPMHPVKPALPPTPHGDGPFAYEPVPWQQSATQPAGSLSVVTTVWGVGNAAQSQVLGNPMGPAGSPPGSSVMPGVAGGGPALNSPQCLGQQAFGEGAASKGFVQQGVYGRGGYPGGPGFTAGYAGGPGGPGGLGLPSHATRPSTDFTQAAAAAAVAAAAATATATATATVAALQEKQSQELSQYGAMGAGQAFNSQFLQHGGPRGPSVPGSMNPTSVGGLLGPSGMNPMGMNPIRAAGMAPLYAGQRLPQHGYPGPPQAQPLPRQGVKRAYSSEVYPGQQYLPGSQYGPSATQYTSGAGPPPAPSSYPGHRLPLQQGVGQSLSASGPAGLHYKPTRSIPGYPSSPLPGSPTPPMTPGSSVPYMSTSQEVKSPFLPDLKPSVSSLHPSPPSSGQGDELRLTFPVRDGVVLEPFRLQHNLAVSNHAFQLRDSVYKTLMLRPDLELQFKCYHHEDRQTNTNWPASVQVSVNATPLTIERGDNKTSHKPLYLKHVCQPGRNTIQITVTACCCSHLFVLQLVHRPSVRSVLQGLLRKRLLPAEHCITKIKRNFSSGTVPGTPGPNGEDGVEQTAIKVSLRCPITFRRIQLPARGHDCRHIQVGGPELVTCSGFPRTLHQQVTSQRCFDLESYLQLNCERGTWRCPVCNKTALLEGLQVDQYVLGVLVHIQNSDYEEITIDPTCSWKPVPVKPDVHVKEEPDGPVLKRCRTVSPAHMLMPSVMEMIAALGPAAAPFAPLQPPSAPAPAPGDYPGQGSSFLGPGTFPESFPPATPSTPALPEFTPGPPPSSYQSDIPSSLLTPEKSVPCLPGQMPPAGHLDPAHNPGAPGLLAPSLGGPPGPQLHHPNPPPASRQPLGPVSSGPIGELAFSTATGVMGPPMSGAGEAPEPALDLLPELTNPEELLSYLGPPDLPTNNNDDLLSLFENN; encoded by the exons ATGAACCCCATGCACCCCGTAAAAcccgccctgccccccacaccGCACGG TGATGGTCCATTTGCTTATGAACCGGTGCCTTGGCAGCAGAGCGCCACTCAGCCAGCAGGGTCGCTGTCTGTCGTCACGACCGTGTGGGGCGTCGGCAACGCGGCACAGAGTCAG GTTTTGGGGAACCCCATGGGCCCTGCAGGGAGCCCCCCCGGCAGCTCTGTAATGCCTGGCGTGGCAGGTGGTGGCCCTGCCCTGAACTCCCCACAGTGCCTCGGACAGCAGGCGTTTGGCGAGGGCGCTGCCAGCAAGGGCTTCGTGCAGCAAGGAGTGTATGGCCGCGGGGGCTACCCAGGGGGCCCTGGCTTCACGGCTGG GTATGCGGGCGGCCCGGGGGGGCCAGGGGGCCTGGGTCTGCCCTCACATGCCACACGACCCTCCACCGATTTTACTCAGGCTGCAGCAGCAGCTGCAGTGGCTGCTGCTGCGGCCACCGCCACGGCCACCGCCACGGCCACCGTGGCTGCCCTCCAGGAGAAGCAGAGCCAGGAGCTGAGCCAGTACGGAGCG atGGGGGCCGGGCAGGCTTTTAACAGCCAGTTCCTGCAGCACGGAGGTCCCCGGGGGCCCAGCGTCCCTGGCAGCATGAACCCCACCAGCGTGGGAGGGCTGCTGGGCCCCTCTGGCATGAACCCCATGGGCATGAACCCCATCCGGGCAGCAGGCATGGCACCCCTCTATGCAGGGCAGCGCCTGCCCCAGCACGGGTACCCTGGGCCTCCCCAGGCCCAGCCACTGCCCCGACAGGGGGTCAAGAGAGCCTACTCCAGCGAG GTTTATCCAGGACAGCAGTACCTGCCAGGAAGCCAGTACGGACCCAGTGCCACCCAGTACACATCCGGTGCCGGGccgccccctgccccatcctCCTACCCTGGGCACCGGCTGCCCCTGCAGCAGGGTGTGGGCCAGTCCCTGTCCGCCTCTGGCCCAGCAGGACTGCACTACAAG CCCACCCGTTCCATCCCTGGCTACCCCAGCTCCCCACTGCCTGGGAGCCCTACGCCACCCATGACCCCCGGCAGCAGCGTCCCCTACATGTCCACCAGCCAGGAGGTCAAATCGCCCTTCCTGCCGGACCTCAAGCCCAGCGTGAGCTCCTTGCACCCATCACCCCCCA GCAGCGGCCAGGGTGACGAGCTGCGGCTGACCTTCCCGGTGCGGGACGGGGTAGTGCTGGAGCCCTTCCGCCTGCAGCACAACCTGGCTGTGAGCAACCACGCGTTCCAGCTCCGGGACTCTGTCTACAAGACCTTGATGCTGAG GCCAGACTTGGAGCTGCAGTTCAAGTGCTATCACCATGAGGACCGGCAGACCAACACCAACTGGCCAGCGTCGGTGCAGGTCAGCGTCAACGCCACCCCGCTCACCATCGAGCGCGGCGACAACAAGACTTCCCACAAGCCGCTGTACCTGAAGCACGTGTGCCAGCCGGGCCGCAACACCATCCAGATCACGGTCACAGCCTGCTGCTGC TCCCACCTGTTCGTGCTGCAGCTGGTGCACCGGCCGTCCGTCCGCTCGGTGCTGCAGGGCCTCCTCAGGAAGCGCCTCCTGCCCGCGGAGCACTGTATCACCAAGA TAAAACGCAACTTCAGCAGCGGCACCGTCCCTGGCACCCCTGGGCCCAACGGTGAGGACGGGGTGGAGCAGACAGCCATCAAGGTGTccctcaggtgccccatcacatTCCGCAGGATCCAGCTCCCCGCCCGAGGCCATGACTGTCGCCACATACAGGTGGGTGGTCCAGAACTTGTGACGTGCAGCGGTTTCCCGCGGACCCTCCACCAGCAGGTGACCAGCCAGCGG TGTTTCGACCTGGAGTCCTACCTGCAGCTCAACTGTGAGCGGGGGACCTGGCGGTGCCCTGTGTGCAA CAAGACGGCGCTGCTGGAGGGCCTGCAGGTGGACCAGTATGTGCTGGGTGTCCTCGTTCACATTCAGAA TTCTGACTACGAGGAGATCACCATCGACCCCACGTGCAGCTGGAAGCCGGTGCCCGTAAAGCCCGACGTTCACGTCAAGGAAGAGCCGGACGGGCCAGTGCTGAAGCGCTGTCGCACCGTGAGCCCCGCACACATGCTCATGCCCAGCGTGATGGAGATGATAGCAGCCCtgggccccgccgccgcccccttcgcccccctgcagcccccctcggccccggccccagcccctggtgacTACCCCGGCCAGG GTTCCAGCTTCCTGGGACCCGGGACCTTCCCTGAGTCCTTCCCGCCTGCCACGCCCAGCACCCCGGCCCTTCCTGAGTTCACCCCAGGGCCACCCCCCAGCTCCTACCAGTCTGACATTCCTAGCAGCCTCCTGACACCTGAGAAGTCTGttccctgcctcccaggccaG atGCCGCCAGCGGGTCACCTGGACCCTGCCCACAACCCAGGGGCTCCAGGGCTGCTCGCCCCCAGCCTTGGAgggcccccagggccccagctGCACCATCCAAACCCTCCCCCAGCATCCCGGCAGCCCCTGGGCCCAGTGAGCTCAGGCCCCATCGGCGAGCTGGCCTTCAGCACTGCCACAGGCGTGATGGGGCCCCCCATGTCTGGGGCGGGGGAGGCCCCGGAACCAGCCCTGGAC CTGCTCCCAGAACTGACCAACCCCGAGGAACTGCTGTCCTACCTTGGCCCACCTGACCTCCCCACAAACAACAATGAcgaccttctctctctcttcgaGAACAACTGA